One part of the Saprospiraceae bacterium genome encodes these proteins:
- a CDS encoding fumarylacetoacetate hydrolase family protein has product MNIFCIGRNYMDHAKELNNPIPKEPVVFMKPGTAVLHNNKPFYYPNFTKDLHHEIELVFKIHKKGKAIQENQALSFISHVTVGIDFTARDIQQRCKEKGLPWEIAKAFDHSAVIGSWIPIEDLDLNLLPFTLLKNDEIVQEGNSKDMIFKLPNLIAYLSSYFTLNKGDLIFTGTPAGVSAVKIGDRLIGLLDGTPLFQFNIK; this is encoded by the coding sequence ATGAACATTTTTTGTATTGGGAGGAATTATATGGATCATGCAAAGGAATTAAACAATCCGATACCTAAAGAGCCGGTTGTTTTTATGAAACCCGGCACGGCTGTATTACATAATAATAAGCCATTCTATTATCCTAACTTTACAAAAGACCTGCACCATGAAATTGAGTTGGTATTTAAAATACATAAAAAGGGAAAAGCCATTCAGGAAAATCAAGCACTTTCTTTTATCAGTCACGTGACGGTTGGGATTGACTTTACAGCCCGGGATATCCAACAAAGATGTAAAGAAAAAGGCTTACCCTGGGAAATCGCAAAAGCTTTTGATCATTCTGCAGTGATTGGTAGTTGGATTCCAATTGAAGATTTGGATTTAAATCTTTTGCCATTCACTTTATTAAAAAATGATGAAATCGTGCAGGAAGGAAATAGTAAGGATATGATTTTCAAATTGCCAAATTTGATTGCCTATTTATCAAGCTATTTCACTTTAAATAAAGGGGATCTTATTTTTACAGGAACACCAGCAGGTGTGAGTGCTGTGAAAATTGGAGACCGTCTTATAGGATTACTCGACGGTACTCCATTATTTCAATTTAATATTAAATAA
- a CDS encoding tetratricopeptide repeat protein, giving the protein MKKSLFVLCTFFIALSAINSQNLAEAITHLENENFTAALNTLNKLAQTDAKNPIYNYYIGEVYYAMENPLEARKAYDKGLIISSKCDECHIGLGRLDYDENRMEPAKKHFETALKGNSKNHHIHALVGMAYLYNKKPNPDIAINYLTKARDLDPKQAKYWIALGDANQIKGNLGDAMTAYETAVEKDKNKVETYVKMSRIWTAGKQTDLAIERLENAIKIKPDYAIAYKDLYELYIATRKFDKVVPILDKYVSLTGSDIDAKVRLVKFLAYQAKDYKRAIDEGSQLVILNPKQYTLHRWLAWSYFEISDYKNSLKSSFSLFEEIKKDTLNRKTYPSDIEYAAKAASKLNLMDTAELFYIQLMDLQPEKALDISSNLAKALYDGKRFDKAEKWYLLKEAKASLTNNELVYLGLSQKIQGKFLVADSTFGKILAASPKYDWGWYTRALINIELDPEKKLFLARPYFEKYIELASIDPVKNSAKLIEAYTYLAWYSVQIENIELAKSYCNMVLNLNPNDETAKTYLDILNKQSKNK; this is encoded by the coding sequence ATGAAAAAAAGCCTTTTTGTACTATGTACTTTTTTTATTGCTTTGTCAGCAATAAACTCCCAAAATTTGGCAGAAGCTATCACTCATTTAGAGAATGAGAACTTTACTGCAGCTTTAAATACATTGAATAAACTTGCACAAACCGATGCTAAGAATCCTATCTACAATTATTATATAGGGGAAGTTTATTATGCAATGGAGAATCCTTTAGAAGCCAGAAAGGCTTATGACAAAGGCTTGATTATAAGTTCTAAATGTGATGAATGTCATATTGGTTTAGGGAGACTAGATTATGATGAAAATCGAATGGAACCTGCTAAAAAGCATTTTGAAACTGCGTTGAAAGGAAATTCCAAAAACCATCATATTCATGCTTTGGTTGGTATGGCGTACTTATATAATAAAAAGCCCAATCCAGATATTGCCATTAATTATTTGACAAAAGCTAGAGATCTGGATCCAAAACAAGCAAAGTATTGGATTGCATTGGGAGATGCAAATCAAATTAAAGGAAATTTAGGGGACGCGATGACTGCTTATGAAACAGCAGTTGAAAAAGATAAAAACAAAGTAGAAACCTACGTAAAAATGTCTAGAATATGGACCGCAGGAAAACAAACGGATCTGGCAATTGAGCGTTTAGAAAATGCAATCAAAATAAAACCAGACTATGCAATTGCTTATAAAGATCTTTATGAACTCTATATAGCAACTCGAAAATTTGACAAGGTAGTTCCAATATTAGATAAGTATGTTTCCTTAACTGGTAGCGACATTGATGCAAAAGTTAGGTTGGTAAAATTTTTGGCTTATCAGGCAAAAGATTACAAACGAGCCATTGATGAAGGGAGTCAACTGGTGATTTTAAATCCAAAACAATATACATTACACAGATGGTTAGCATGGTCTTATTTCGAAATCAGTGATTATAAAAATTCATTGAAATCAAGTTTCAGCTTATTTGAAGAAATTAAAAAAGATACTTTAAATCGTAAAACATATCCATCTGATATTGAATATGCAGCAAAAGCGGCATCAAAATTAAATTTAATGGATACTGCTGAATTATTTTATATCCAGTTGATGGATTTACAACCAGAAAAAGCATTGGATATAAGCAGCAATTTAGCAAAGGCATTATATGATGGTAAACGTTTTGATAAAGCTGAAAAATGGTATTTATTGAAAGAAGCTAAAGCATCTTTAACAAATAATGAATTAGTTTATCTTGGACTTTCTCAGAAAATTCAAGGAAAATTTCTAGTAGCAGATTCTACCTTTGGTAAAATACTTGCAGCCAGTCCAAAATATGATTGGGGATGGTACACCAGGGCACTTATTAATATAGAATTAGATCCAGAAAAAAAATTGTTTTTAGCCAGACCCTATTTTGAAAAGTATATTGAGCTTGCATCCATAGACCCAGTAAAAAATAGTGCAAAATTGATTGAAGCATATACGTATTTGGCATGGTATTCAGTCCAAATTGAGAATATTGAATTGGCAAAGTCTTATTGCAATATGGTTCTTAATTTAAATCCAAATGACGAGACTGCTAAAACGTATTTAGATATTTTAAATAAACAAAGTAAAAATAAATAG
- a CDS encoding substrate-binding domain-containing protein, with product MVKKYFLIDRFLIFLSAVFINTSCQGKKTTESTPTKGYISIACDQQIRNIMEQEEDIFEKTYKYASLNIKYENESTIYKMLGTDSIKTIISCRPLNNFEIKYFNSKQIHPRSFPFAIGALALLTSKEQKDSTILFEDFINLCKGHKQDHIPFKTVLIEDVNSGIARYILEKIQADSFASNVYTLPDKDAILNYLEGNPKALAIVDWLEFSDSDDTKQQSRLKELRVLGITRPKDSIQIGFLLPDQYLLQDQKYPLSRTLYFISCSGKSDLGLGFASFVTGEIGQKILLKAGLLPIFQTERWIELKSESFKVVE from the coding sequence ATGGTTAAAAAATATTTTCTAATAGATCGTTTTTTGATCTTCTTGAGTGCAGTATTTATAAACACTTCCTGTCAAGGGAAAAAGACAACAGAAAGTACTCCAACAAAGGGATATATATCCATTGCGTGTGATCAACAAATTCGCAATATTATGGAACAAGAGGAAGACATTTTTGAAAAAACCTATAAGTATGCAAGCTTAAATATAAAATATGAAAATGAATCTACCATTTATAAAATGCTTGGAACAGATAGCATTAAAACAATTATCTCTTGCAGACCTTTGAATAATTTTGAAATTAAATATTTCAATTCTAAACAAATTCATCCTCGATCGTTTCCATTTGCAATAGGAGCTTTAGCATTATTGACTTCCAAAGAACAAAAGGATTCAACCATCCTATTTGAAGATTTTATAAATTTATGTAAGGGTCATAAACAGGATCATATTCCATTCAAAACGGTTCTGATTGAAGATGTAAACTCTGGGATAGCGCGCTATATTTTAGAAAAAATCCAGGCAGATTCTTTTGCTTCGAATGTTTATACTTTACCAGATAAAGATGCTATTTTAAATTATTTAGAAGGCAATCCGAAGGCTTTGGCAATTGTCGATTGGCTTGAATTTAGTGATTCTGATGATACAAAACAGCAGTCCAGGTTAAAAGAATTAAGAGTTTTAGGAATTACTCGCCCAAAGGATTCTATACAAATTGGCTTTTTACTGCCAGACCAATATTTGCTTCAGGATCAAAAATACCCACTATCAAGAACTTTGTATTTTATAAGTTGTTCGGGTAAAAGTGATCTTGGCTTAGGTTTTGCTTCTTTTGTTACAGGTGAAATCGGGCAAAAAATTTTATTAAAAGCGGGGCTTTTACCGATTTTTCAAACCGAACGATGGATAGAATTGAAATCAGAAAGCTTTAAAGTAGTCGAATAA
- a CDS encoding Smr/MutS family protein, whose protein sequence is MELSEYWIGDWVRIKSRDIRGSFEGIHPSQQAYVKVHDKLLIVPVEDLESTEEPSPDILLTMLEEDLPLQFAPIKQAIVFDHVIDLHYEKLAPERVNNPHTHIIEFQLEKCKEFLEKVIQKKFPFIRIIHGRGQGKLKAAVELLIQDYKEVNLVSSTPDKGALEIWMHS, encoded by the coding sequence ATGGAATTGTCAGAATATTGGATCGGCGATTGGGTTAGAATTAAGTCTCGAGATATCAGGGGCAGTTTTGAAGGTATTCATCCTTCTCAACAAGCATACGTAAAAGTTCATGACAAACTTTTAATAGTACCAGTTGAAGATCTTGAGTCCACGGAGGAGCCAAGTCCTGATATCCTTTTGACAATGCTTGAAGAGGATTTACCGCTCCAATTCGCCCCGATTAAGCAAGCTATCGTTTTTGATCATGTAATTGACTTGCATTATGAAAAATTAGCACCAGAACGAGTAAATAATCCGCATACTCATATAATCGAGTTTCAATTAGAAAAGTGTAAAGAGTTTTTAGAAAAAGTAATTCAAAAAAAATTTCCATTTATAAGAATTATACACGGTAGAGGACAGGGTAAACTTAAAGCTGCTGTTGAATTATTGATTCAGGATTACAAAGAAGTCAATCTAGTTTCTTCAACGCCCGACAAAGGTGCTTTAGAAATCTGGATGCATAGTTAA
- a CDS encoding TonB-dependent receptor, translated as MPLKLPWFILFLICFGTVYSQKIIEGQVFDENNQTLPGAVIRILNTTKGTIANENGVFSIEAGIGATLEISYTGFVIQLLTVSDERFIKIQLIALNQKLDEVVVVGYGTARKKDLTGSSTNIKGSDLTNIPALTATQAIQGKAAGVQVINNGAPGSAPTVRIRGTGSILGGVEPLYVVDGVLTGDIRNINNSDILSIDILKDASSTAIYGVRAANGVVVITTKTGKKNSLEINYQVQGGVRLVSNKVEMAKSNLYAIYSNEAAGAFEIIDSDISAKTDWLNEITRPAMSHQHHLSVHGGGDKNKFFIGAGYLKEEGLLMGSDYERINLRINNQVELSNKIKIGNTLTLSRFLTNNKPISVFTQAYLASPIYPAKLNDQSFGFTDKSNVGNPLATLAYTHDKSWGARILGSLFGEYSILESLKFNTSFGLDAAHNTGQIYTPVYRVNGVQKNERSSLSILKTDLYNWVWDNYVSYIPTLNNIHFLKFTVGHSAERFDGKFVSGLKKDIPPQEQYWSFDYGDPNSIESKFGNDGQYGSRESYFGRINYAFDEKYLLNASLRRDGASKFAARNRWGWFPAIGLGWQLSREDFFKNTLAVVNELKLRISYGLNGNDNINPSQFATQFQGGLLAPFGDQLQPGTIPVDIIDPDLKWEVAKEFDFGIEGLAFDRRLNFEIDLYNKLVNDALYIVKLPATTGDDEYLTNAATIRNKGIELSIGWTPKNKHRFTNIIQANITFNSNKVENIGLGQALSDGSLNNGWLATQTLAGYEIGSFYVFKTDGLFQTQTEVDSYPHLIGTQPGDFKILDVNGDGVIDAKDRIHEDSYQPKVYFGISNNLSWKNWNLNIDIYGNLGNKVFNGKKTQRSLGSNFNMEYDEANKRWQASNPTNEYPRASNRRSEPLDYYLESGSFIRLNNVSLSYTFKKQDFLKIKTKNLRVFLTAQNAFTWKKYTGFTAELPGKPLNSGIELNAYPTNAVYMMGIQVGF; from the coding sequence ATGCCTTTAAAACTTCCATGGTTCATTCTGTTCCTAATCTGCTTTGGAACAGTATATTCCCAAAAAATCATTGAAGGTCAGGTCTTTGATGAAAATAATCAAACCTTACCCGGAGCCGTAATTCGCATATTAAATACTACAAAAGGCACCATTGCAAATGAAAATGGAGTATTTTCTATTGAAGCAGGAATTGGTGCAACACTTGAAATTTCATATACAGGATTTGTAATTCAACTTTTAACAGTCTCTGATGAGCGATTTATAAAGATCCAACTAATCGCTTTAAATCAAAAGCTCGACGAAGTAGTTGTTGTGGGTTATGGTACTGCCAGAAAAAAAGATCTGACGGGTTCATCAACAAATATCAAAGGTTCTGATTTGACGAATATTCCAGCTTTAACTGCAACTCAAGCAATTCAAGGGAAAGCAGCCGGTGTGCAAGTTATCAATAATGGGGCTCCCGGATCTGCTCCAACCGTGCGGATAAGAGGTACCGGAAGTATTTTAGGGGGTGTAGAACCACTTTATGTTGTAGATGGTGTCCTCACTGGAGATATCCGAAATATCAATAATTCTGATATTTTATCAATAGACATATTAAAAGATGCTTCCTCCACTGCAATTTATGGGGTAAGAGCTGCTAATGGCGTGGTGGTTATTACCACTAAAACTGGTAAAAAAAATTCCTTAGAAATTAATTACCAGGTGCAAGGAGGAGTGCGGTTAGTGTCCAATAAAGTAGAAATGGCAAAATCCAATTTGTACGCAATCTATTCTAATGAAGCTGCCGGAGCGTTTGAAATAATTGATAGCGATATTAGCGCCAAAACAGATTGGTTAAATGAAATTACACGACCTGCTATGAGTCATCAACACCATTTATCTGTGCATGGAGGTGGCGATAAAAACAAATTTTTTATTGGAGCTGGGTACCTTAAAGAGGAAGGATTATTAATGGGTAGTGATTATGAAAGAATAAATTTAAGAATTAATAATCAAGTTGAATTATCCAACAAAATTAAAATTGGAAATACCTTAACTTTATCCCGATTTCTAACCAACAATAAACCAATAAGTGTCTTTACGCAAGCTTATCTTGCATCTCCAATTTATCCAGCAAAATTAAATGATCAAAGTTTTGGATTTACAGATAAAAGCAATGTCGGAAATCCTTTAGCAACATTAGCATACACCCATGATAAAAGTTGGGGAGCAAGGATACTTGGAAGCTTATTTGGTGAATATTCAATCCTGGAATCTTTAAAATTTAATACCAGTTTTGGTTTAGATGCCGCCCATAATACAGGTCAAATATATACGCCTGTATATCGTGTAAATGGAGTACAAAAAAATGAGCGCAGCAGTTTAAGTATTTTAAAAACAGATCTATATAACTGGGTTTGGGACAATTACGTTAGTTACATTCCAACATTAAATAATATTCATTTTTTAAAATTTACTGTTGGCCATTCTGCAGAACGATTTGATGGAAAATTTGTATCTGGTTTGAAAAAAGATATTCCACCACAAGAACAATATTGGAGTTTTGATTATGGTGATCCGAATTCTATTGAATCAAAATTTGGCAATGACGGCCAATATGGAAGCCGGGAATCTTATTTCGGAAGAATTAATTATGCATTTGATGAAAAATATTTACTCAATGCTTCCTTAAGACGCGATGGTGCCTCAAAATTTGCTGCGCGCAATCGGTGGGGCTGGTTTCCTGCAATTGGACTTGGATGGCAACTTTCAAGAGAAGATTTTTTCAAAAATACTTTAGCAGTTGTGAATGAATTAAAACTTAGAATTAGCTATGGATTAAATGGAAATGACAATATCAATCCGAGTCAGTTTGCAACTCAATTTCAAGGTGGATTATTAGCACCATTTGGTGATCAACTCCAACCAGGCACAATTCCAGTAGACATCATTGATCCCGATTTAAAATGGGAAGTCGCAAAAGAATTTGATTTTGGAATCGAAGGATTAGCATTTGACCGGCGTTTAAATTTTGAAATAGATCTCTACAACAAACTTGTGAATGACGCCCTCTATATTGTAAAGCTACCTGCAACTACAGGAGATGATGAATATCTTACAAATGCTGCCACTATAAGAAATAAAGGAATTGAATTATCCATAGGTTGGACACCTAAAAACAAACATCGATTTACGAATATAATTCAAGCGAATATCACCTTTAATTCAAATAAAGTGGAAAATATTGGTTTAGGACAAGCCTTATCAGATGGCAGTCTTAATAATGGCTGGCTAGCAACGCAAACGCTTGCTGGTTATGAAATCGGATCTTTCTATGTATTCAAAACGGATGGGCTGTTTCAAACACAGACAGAAGTAGATTCTTATCCCCATTTAATTGGTACTCAACCCGGTGATTTTAAAATTCTTGATGTCAATGGGGATGGAGTAATTGATGCAAAAGATCGCATCCATGAGGATTCGTATCAACCAAAAGTTTATTTTGGTATCTCCAATAATCTTAGTTGGAAAAACTGGAATTTGAATATTGATATATACGGTAATCTTGGAAATAAAGTATTCAATGGAAAGAAAACGCAACGATCTTTAGGTTCTAATTTTAATATGGAATATGATGAAGCAAATAAGCGTTGGCAAGCTTCCAATCCGACAAATGAATATCCAAGGGCGTCCAATAGAAGAAGTGAACCACTTGATTATTATCTTGAATCCGGTAGTTTTATACGACTCAATAATGTAAGTCTAAGTTATACTTTTAAAAAACAAGATTTTCTAAAAATCAAAACAAAAAATCTTCGTGTATTTTTAACAGCACAAAATGCATTTACCTGGAAAAAATATACTGGTTTTACTGCTGAACTTCCAGGCAAACCATTGAATTCTGGAATTGAATTAAATGCATATCCAACAAATGCAGTTTATATGATGGGCATTC